TCGGTTGGGGCTCAAGTCGCGCCCTTCTCCTGTAAAAGCTAACGACAAGAAGAAGAAGGCGCCAGCGAAGAAGCCTGCCCCCAAGCCTGCGGTAAAGAAGGCAGCTCCCAGAGCAGCGCCTAAGCCAGCCACGCAGCCAGCTGCCAAGCCGACCACTGCGCAAGCTTCGGGTGCCAGTATTCCTTCGCAACCGATCCCTAACAAGACACCTGATCTGCCGAAAATTGTCTCGGTTGGGCCGGGCGGGTTCTTGCGGCAAGGACCCGGAGACCAACAAGCTCCCATCCCGCCTGCGCCACCGCGTCGCCTGGTGCCCGCGAAACCAAGCCCGGAAATCGCTGACAAGACGAGCCTGCTTGACCTGACCGAGAAAGTTTGTCGTTGGCCAATGGGGCATCCGGGTGAGCCAGACTTCCACTTCTGTGGTGAGGCCGTGAACCCGGGCTACCCCTATTGCGTCGAGCATTGCGGACGTGCGTATCAGGCACAGCTGCCGCGCGGTGCGCGCAGACCGCCTCCACCGCTACCATTTGGCGGCCCGCGAGTTCGCTAAAGCATTCAACCACAGGCCCGGTCATCCAGATGGATCGCCGGGCCTTTCTGCCTTCAGGAGATCAACCATGGCCATCACGCTTTACGATGCATTCGTGCCCAGCTGTCAGCAGATCCTTGGCGGGCTTT
The Altererythrobacter ishigakiensis genome window above contains:
- a CDS encoding GcrA family cell cycle regulator — protein: MSWTDERIATLKKMWEGGSTASQIAEELGGVSRNAVIGKAHRLGLKSRPSPVKANDKKKKAPAKKPAPKPAVKKAAPRAAPKPATQPAAKPTTAQASGASIPSQPIPNKTPDLPKIVSVGPGGFLRQGPGDQQAPIPPAPPRRLVPAKPSPEIADKTSLLDLTEKVCRWPMGHPGEPDFHFCGEAVNPGYPYCVEHCGRAYQAQLPRGARRPPPPLPFGGPRVR